One stretch of Musicola paradisiaca NCPPB 2511 DNA includes these proteins:
- a CDS encoding sulfite exporter TauE/SafE family protein, whose amino-acid sequence MGVEWILAYLALGAVVGFMAGLLGIGGGGIMVPVLTGLFAAQGVAPSHLVHLALGTSMAAIVMTAVSSLRTHHQHQAVLWPVVWRIAPAILIGTFAATWLATKVPTRVLAIFFSCFMAYVAVQMVLNIKPKPNRQLPGTPGLSLAGLVIGGISALVAIGGGSLTVPFLTWCNVRIQQAIGTSAAVGLPIALAGALGYMVNGWSTTGLPAFSMGYVSLPAVVLISMVSFFTAPVGARLAHRLPVVTLKKCFAGLLLLLSLKMLQTVFTG is encoded by the coding sequence ATGGGCGTCGAGTGGATATTGGCTTATCTGGCATTGGGTGCCGTCGTCGGTTTTATGGCCGGGCTGCTGGGCATCGGTGGCGGCGGCATCATGGTGCCGGTGCTGACCGGGTTGTTCGCCGCCCAAGGCGTAGCGCCGTCGCACCTGGTGCATCTGGCGCTGGGGACGTCCATGGCCGCCATCGTGATGACCGCCGTCTCCAGTCTGCGTACCCACCATCAGCATCAGGCGGTGCTATGGCCGGTGGTGTGGCGCATCGCCCCCGCCATCTTGATCGGCACTTTTGCCGCCACCTGGTTGGCGACGAAGGTGCCGACGCGCGTGCTGGCGATCTTTTTCTCCTGTTTCATGGCTTATGTCGCCGTGCAGATGGTGTTGAACATTAAGCCCAAACCCAACCGTCAGTTGCCGGGAACGCCGGGCTTATCGCTGGCGGGGCTGGTTATCGGCGGTATCTCCGCGCTGGTGGCGATTGGCGGCGGCTCGCTGACCGTCCCTTTCCTGACCTGGTGCAACGTGCGCATTCAGCAGGCGATCGGCACGTCTGCCGCCGTCGGGTTGCCGATCGCGCTGGCCGGTGCGTTGGGGTATATGGTGAATGGCTGGTCGACGACCGGTTTGCCCGCATTCAGCATGGGTTACGTCTCGCTGCCGGCGGTAGTGCTGATTTCCATGGTGAGCTTTTTTACTGCGCCGGTGGGCGCGCGGCTGGCGCACCGGCTGCCGGTCGTCACGCTGAAAAAGTGTTTTGCCGGGCTGCTGCTGTTGCTGAGTTTGAAAATGTTGCAGACCGTATTTACCGGCTGA